The window CGAGGTCGATGTGCTCGAACGTCTCACGACGGATGTCGCGCGGCCGTACACGGTCGTCCTCGGTGGCTCGAAGGTCTCCGACAAGCTCGGCGTCATCGAGCATCTGCTCCCGAAGGTCGATTCGCTCGTCATCGGGGGCGGCATGGTCTACACGTTCCTCGCCGCGCAGGGGCACGCCGTGGGCGCCTCGCTGCTCGAGGAGGACCAGATCCCGACCGTGCAGGGCTACTTCGCCGACGCCGCCGAGCGGAACGTCACGATCGTCCTCCCGAGCGACATCGTCGTGGCCGAGCGGTTCGCCGCCGACGCGCCGCACGAGGTCGTCTCGGCCGACGCGATCGAGTCGAGCGCGTTCGGCGCGAGCGGCATCGGCCTCGACATCGGACCGGAGGCGTCCTCGACGTTCGCGGCCGCGATCGAGGCGTCGCACACCGTGTTCTGGAACGGCCCGATGGGCGTGTTCGAGTTCCCTGCGTTCGCGAGCGGGACCCGCGCGGTCGCGGAGGCGCTCACGAAGGTCGACGGCCTCTCGGTCGTCGGTGGCGGCGACTCGGCCGCCGCGGTCCGTACGCTCGGTTTCGCCGATGCGGACTTCGGCCACATTTCTACTGGTGGCGGTGCGAGCCTCGAATTCCTCGAGGGCAAGCGACTGCCGGGACTGGAGGTCCTCGGATGGTGACCACGCGTACCCCGCTCATGGCGGGCAACTGGAAGATGAACTTCGACCACCTGCAGGCGATCGCCTTCGTGCAGAAGCTCGCCTGGACGCTCAAGGACGCGAAGCACGATTACGCGGACGTGGAGGTCGCGGTGTTCCCGCCCTTCACCGATCTGCGCAGCGTGCAAACGCTCGTCGAGGCCGACAAGCTCCCGATCGCGTACGGCGGGCAGGACCTCTCGGAGCACGACGCGGGCGCGTACACGGGCGAGATCAGCGGGCAGTTCCTCGCCGCGCTCGGCAGCCGCTACGTGATCGTCGGCCACTCGGAACGCCGTCAGTACCACGGTGAGGACGATGCGCTGCTCGGCCGTAAGGTCGCCGCCGCGGTCCGCAACGGTGTCGTGCCGGTGCTGTGCGTCGGTGAGACCGCCGAGGACCTCGAGGCGCACGGGGCGGCCGCCGTGCCCGTGCAGCAGCTGCGGGACGCACTCGCGGCCGCGGGCGAGGTCCCGGAGCTCGTCGTCGCGTACGAGCCCGTCTGGGCGATCGGCTCGGGGCAGGCCGCGACGCCCGAGCAGGCACAGACCGTGTGCCGTGCGCTGCGCGACGAGCTGCGCACGGTCGTCGGTGACGAGTTCGCCGATGCCACGCGCATCCTCTACGGCGGTTCGGTGAAGGCCGAGAACATCGCCGGGTTCATGCGCGAGCCCGACGTCGACGGTGCCCTCGTCGGCGGCGCGAGCCTCAAGATCGACGACTTCGCGTCGATCGTGCGCTTCCGCTCACACGTCGGCTCCTGAGCCGTCACCCGATGCCCGGACCGCCTCGTGGTCCGGGCATCGGCGTTCCCGCGAGCTTCCCGAGTGAACCGTCCGGCCGGACGGTTCAGCTTGCCCACGGCCCCTCGGGCGAGGACAATCGAGGAGGGCGCACCGTCCGCCGCACTCCGGGTCGATGCTGCGACCCCGCGGAGGACGACGCCCCCTCCCGGCACGGCGCC is drawn from Pseudoclavibacter chungangensis and contains these coding sequences:
- a CDS encoding phosphoglycerate kinase, with amino-acid sequence MPLRTLDSLGDLAGRTVIVRCDLNVPLSDGAITDDGRVRASLGTIQALRDAGAKIVVISHLGRPKGEPDPQYSLAPAVTRLGELLGVEVPLASDTVGPDAQRLVASLENGGVVALENLRFNPGETSKDEGERTAFAEQLAALGDAFVSDGFGVVHRRQASVYELAKLLPSAAGLLVAAEVDVLERLTTDVARPYTVVLGGSKVSDKLGVIEHLLPKVDSLVIGGGMVYTFLAAQGHAVGASLLEEDQIPTVQGYFADAAERNVTIVLPSDIVVAERFAADAPHEVVSADAIESSAFGASGIGLDIGPEASSTFAAAIEASHTVFWNGPMGVFEFPAFASGTRAVAEALTKVDGLSVVGGGDSAAAVRTLGFADADFGHISTGGGASLEFLEGKRLPGLEVLGW
- the tpiA gene encoding triose-phosphate isomerase, whose product is MVTTRTPLMAGNWKMNFDHLQAIAFVQKLAWTLKDAKHDYADVEVAVFPPFTDLRSVQTLVEADKLPIAYGGQDLSEHDAGAYTGEISGQFLAALGSRYVIVGHSERRQYHGEDDALLGRKVAAAVRNGVVPVLCVGETAEDLEAHGAAAVPVQQLRDALAAAGEVPELVVAYEPVWAIGSGQAATPEQAQTVCRALRDELRTVVGDEFADATRILYGGSVKAENIAGFMREPDVDGALVGGASLKIDDFASIVRFRSHVGS